The following are encoded in a window of Phaseolus vulgaris cultivar G19833 chromosome 3, P. vulgaris v2.0, whole genome shotgun sequence genomic DNA:
- the LOC137805859 gene encoding putative ubiquitin-conjugating enzyme E2 39, with amino-acid sequence MAAGTDNNNNMERFDVVSDDADHYFLVPVVDSRGFSRVGSNVYKRIMREWKILARGLPDSIYVRVYEKRIDLLRATIVGAAGTPYHDGLFFFDIAFPPDYPASPPDVHFRSYGFSVNPNLYSNGQVCLSLINTWIGRRNERWDPSRSTVLQLLLSIQALVLNDKPFFNDFWSEIFLLGRVFLEKRSQAYNEAVFALNCRTMLCQLRRPPRNFQTFVVAHFRDRAHAILSACADYANGRVRVGHCGEDGEGSKSKVKVSAKLRDSLVMLYPKLVEAFVLSGAVLGSDEERLRMEKRNGLCRSNVAMRKYRVIMTKVIGRIRKVYTSTLKTGDKS; translated from the coding sequence ATGGCGGCAGGCACCGACAATAACAACAACATGGAACGCTTCGACGTCGTATCGGACGACGCTGACCACTACTTCCTAGTACCAGTTGTGGACTCAAGGGGGTTCAGCAGAGTAGGGAGTAACGTGTACAAGAGGATCATGAGAGAGTGGAAAATCCTCGCCCGCGGCCTCCCCGATTCCATATACGTTCGTGTATACGAGAAACGCATCGATTTGCTCCGAGCAACGATTGTCGGCGCCGCCGGCACCCCCTACCACGACGGTCTCTTCTTTTTCGACATCGCGTTCCCGCCAGATTACCCGGCCAGCCCGCCGGATGTTCATTTCCGCTCCTACGGCTTCTCCGTCAACCCGAACTTATACAGCAATGGCCAGGTGTGCTTGAGCCTGATCAACACGTGGATCGGGAGAAGAAACGAGAGGTGGGACCCGTCTCGCTCCACCGTGCTACAGTTGTTACTTTCGATCCAAGCGCTTGTTCTAAACGACAAGCCGTTTTTCAACGACTTTTGGTCGGAGATTTTCTTACTCGGACGCGTGTTCTTGGAGAAGAGGTCGCAGGCTTACAATGAAGCCGTTTTCGCTCTCAACTGTAGGACCATGCTTTGTCAGCTACGCCGCCCGCCGCGGAACTTCCAAACCTTCGTCGTTGCCCATTTCCGTGACCGGGCGCATGCCATTCTGAGCGCGTGCGCCGACTACGCGAACGGGCGCGTGAGAGTTGGGCATTGCGGTGAAGACGGCGAGGGCTCGAAGTCGAAGGTGAAGGTTTCGGCGAAACTGAGGGATTCGTTGGTTATGTTGTATCCTAAACTTGTTGAGGCATTTGTTTTGAGTGGTGCGGTTTTGGGTAGTGACGAGGAACGGTTGAGGATGGAAAAGAGAAATGGGTTGTGCAGAAGTAATGTTGCTATGAGAAAGTACAGGGTAATTATGACGAAGGTGATTGGGAGAATACGGAAGGTTTATACTTCAACGTTGAAGACTGGTGACAAAAGTTGA